The Chloroflexota bacterium region GGGTGATATCGACCAGGGCCCGCAGGCGGCGTTGGCGTTGTTTGAGCTCGACGATGAGATCGGTGCCACCGGCCACAATCCTGGCCTGGCCTCGATATTCGGCCAGGATGGCTAGGGCCTCCTCCACAGATTGGGGCAGAAGGTATCGTTCCCAGAGCATCTTCGCTCCTATCGTAGATTAAGCAGCCAGCTGGGATTTTTGATCAGCATAGTCTCCAGCTCGGCTTCAGCGATGCCCTTTTCATAAAGCATTTGGGCGAATAGGCGCAGGGCCTCTGGAGGCAGCGGATTGTGCGTCTGACCGGCGTCGCTCATCAACACACAGTTGCTTGCCCCCAGGGCTTGAATCGAGCTCTTTATCTTATCCACCGAGGCATAGGCCCACATGCTGGAGACGGTGCAATAGCCGAACTCCGCCTTGGCCCCCAACCTGACCATCTCTTGCAGGAAAGGAAGGTCAAGATTGGGTACCTTGAAATAGGGGTGGGTGATTAAGATCCGTTCGACCTTGTGTTCTCTGGCTGCCCTCACCAGGGCCTGGATCTCAGCCGGGGAGAGGTGGGCTGTGCCAAGAATAGCCTCGTGTTGGGCGATCAGCTCCAGCACCTCATGGACTTCTGGTACGAGTCGCCCATCGTACAGAATGGTTATACCCTCTTTAGAGGTGGAGGCTCCTGCCTGGACGTCGTAGCGACCGGTGGAGCCGTGAATTTGGGCATGATAATGGGAATCGATGGTCGGCATCCAGACCTCTTTGCCGCCAAGCTGCAAACATGCCTCTACGGCGGCAGGGTTGATGCCACCCACATAGGTGTTGAGGACGATGCCCCCAAAGATACTG contains the following coding sequences:
- a CDS encoding phosphotriesterase-related protein encodes the protein MSLISIRGAIDLHMHPYPDLFPRLADDREVAQAAVQAGLRAILLKCHVESTASRAYLLRAEFPDISIFGGIVLNTYVGGINPAAVEACLQLGGKEVWMPTIDSHYHAQIHGSTGRYDVQAGASTSKEGITILYDGRLVPEVHEVLELIAQHEAILGTAHLSPAEIQALVRAAREHKVERILITHPYFKVPNLDLPFLQEMVRLGAKAEFGYCTVSSMWAYASVDKIKSSIQALGASNCVLMSDAGQTHNPLPPEALRLFAQMLYEKGIAEAELETMLIKNPSWLLNLR